In Carassius auratus strain Wakin chromosome 20, ASM336829v1, whole genome shotgun sequence, the genomic stretch tgaaagcaggtgatggaggtttactactaatcacagaaccggtttactgactaaatgtgcggacaatcacgattaattgcatttgattaatcatgcagccctatacAGCCGTGTTTTGACTGTATAATAGAACCTGAcagaaaaaacataattaatttcCCGCAAGCAGAGGCAGTACAAACAGATATGTTTAAGAAGCTTTTAATGGGGTCTGTTTAGATGACCCTCGTTTCTTTTCTGAACATATATTACACCAAAGGGTCTATTAATAGAGTGATAGTTCACACACAAatgataattttgtcatttttagtccACTTTATGGAATACATGAATTTTAATGTACCTTCCATGCAGTGCCATTCATTTGGAAGCAGGTTTCCGTCAATGGAATAAAGAATATAtagattataatgactttttattttagaaaattcgttttttttttttttttttttacaattctgagaaaaaagaatCATGaagtcacaattctgagaagaacAGTCCGAACTGCAAAATAGAAATttccaaatgtgaaaaaaagttgcaattacctttttaatttttaattttgttgtaaattgcgagatttaaatttagaattcctttttttatatatatatattaatttttttatttttttcttagaattgtgtGTTTATATCTTTCAATTCAACATTATTCCAtgacagaaacaggcttccacatTCATATTCACAGTGATGTTAAACCTACTCAGACATTGTACTTCTGAAGTTAAAATACAGATGCTACGTCAAAAAAACAATTATCTCCATTAAAAGTACCTAgccaaaacaacaataataataaaaaaaaatacagtttgatgCAGaaccttaaaacaaacaaaagcaaaaaaaaacacttattttaatatttacaaattaagtaTTAgcgtttaaaatgtatttcaaaatatgtaaaatgtattcttattattccaagcatatttatatataatctaattctacttattatttgattatttaaatctcctgattaaaaatagtaaaacagaTGCACTatagttatatataattataagcaacatagttatgtatttatttgtttataatacacattttaaaattgtattgcattgcattgaaaaTTGTGTTGCTTTTCATTGCTTTTCTTCCTGTTTCTGCTCCCAGTCGCTGTGGTGGAGCAGTTATGAAGTATTATTCTTTAATAATACTTCATAGTTCAGGTTTAAACACTGACTTTTTAATCAGTTTCTTCTCATAAACTCAGAGATGTGGATTCAGATGGCACTCAAATTACCACATGACCTCGGTGTTTGTCAAAAACCAGTAGGTAAGGGGAATTTTACGGGGGTggtgagagaaaaacacagacatcctgGATTCAGACAGCAATTAAATCACCGACTACCCCCTGTTAATGATGAAAATCACTTACGTCCCCCTGAGAAACAATTACCGTCCAAACAGTGCTTATGTAAGAATCTGGGACTGAAACCAGTATCCTGGAACATGTTACCGGAATACTTTCAGCTAAAATTAATTATCTGCAGATAATTTTACAATCGTCAAGCTTAAAAAATTATGGGAAACAGACCATAAAAGCCTACCATATGAAATCATATAATGGATGCATATACACTGAAATATGGTACGATGTCAATGAGATCACAAGAAGCAATGGCATTTGATGTCTTTAAGAAATTTAAGAGTGTAGTTAATTAATTCcaagcatttttattcattttggagcttgacagcaccATACTTTTgttataaagaaaaagaaaaatatatcggTCATGCTACAACATgatgatgacagcatttttctttttaagtgaacttttcctttgacaccacacacacacacacacacacacacacagacacaatgaGGACCTGTTGATGAATTATTGATGTAAATCCAACTTATTTTGTTTATTGCCAGACATAGAAGCTTGGGGCAAAATATAGACCTTCTATTTTATAAAGATCTCACGATGAAGGTTGGTTCAAACAAGGGCATGATTCATCTATAGCACAactatttatacaatttattaattttttgtctgTGTGGTGTTGTCTCTGTGCACTGGaggcttatgtcactaaaacaaatttctTGAATGTgaaagcatacttggcaataaagctctttcagATTCTGATGATGATTTATATTTGATCACAGGGAGGTCGACACGAGGACGGAGTTCTGGTCCGTATTCAGAAGAGACGGATCAGTCTGGAGAAAGTGATCCGAACCCAACCATCTCCAGCGTGATCAGACCAGCCATGGCCCTCATCAGCAGCATGCTGGTGGCCTACACCTACATCACAGGTAACATCACAACAGATCTGACTTTGAGACTGTGACGTGAATTACTGGCCAGACGTTTGGGTTGGAAAGATGTACATGTAATGTATTTTGaaggagtctcttctgctcaccatgaCTACATTTATTATTGCTCTGCTTTTCACAAAATacgaatattataaaatattctatattactgaatattagtgttttatatggaagcccatttctgccactgaataaaaaattaaaaaggtaattgtgactttttatctcacaattctcactTTATGACACGCAAttgagttaatttatttatttatttattttttattcagtgccggAGACTGGCTTCCATagttttatatagtatttttaaaaaacaaattgcaataacctgatgaaaatatataaatgcatttcttcTGGCAAATGCATATTGTTAATCTAAATATCTTAAAAAgctatcataaaatatatatatatatatttttttttatgtattttgagtCTGTGCACCCATTTTAACCATGAAGTTTACAGGTCGAATTTACCCACGAACATCACACAATGACACAACTTATCAGGCAGGGTCATGACCCTGAATGAGAAATACTCAAGGAAAAGATCATGTGTCAACCAGTATTTCCCAAAAATGCATTTGGCTCAAACTGACCCGGAACATAATATACATTTGAAGAAAGTAAATGGGTCAGTTTGATTTCATGTCGTCTGTTTTGTGTCTCCATCCCAGAGCACCCGGAGCGCTGTGCGCTGTATTTCATGTGTGGCATCTGTGCCGGTCTGTTCCTCACGCTCTTCGCACTGGTGGTTCAGATTTCCTGTCGTACAGACTGTAAACCTCGTCACACCGTCGTTAAGAAGCGCCAGAGACCCGCAGACTCCGACAGCGACACCAGCGACTCTGATTCAGACTGGGACTCGAGCTCGGACCTCTCGGCCCGACGGCACCGGCGCTTCGAACGCATGCTCAACACAAACGTCTTCACGTCAGCAGAGGAGCTGGAGCGAGCGCAGCGACTGGAGGAGAGAGAGCGAATCATACGGGAAATCTGGATGAACGGACAGCCGGACGTCCCAGGAACCCGCAGCCTGAATCACTACTACTAGAGCACCGCCTCCCATCAGACAAGATGGGAAGCTGAAGCAGTAGTGTGGCATTAAACGGTGTATTTGCAGTGGAAATAAGCTCGTGGTTTATTCATGAGGTGAAAGGTCAAATGCTGCTGACAAGTCAGATTTGGGAATATTCTTACCTGATGTCTTGAAGTTGGACATTTTCTGCAGCGTGCAGCTAAAGCTACGGCTCATGGGAGATGTGGTTGAGTTGAAAGGAGTCTATAGGCAGCTCGGAGAGGCGTGATAAGCTCTAAGCACTGTGATTGGTCCTTCACTCTGCCTGTCAAACAGTGAGGACCGCCttctgtagagagagagagacctgagcAAATTAAGTGCCTTTCAGTTTGATCTGACAAatacacatgtacagtacagtggGACTAAAACATATTTGGACACTTATAAAtatctgaatgtcattgcattaggaAACAAATAGAACAAACCTAGCTGCGACTGCAAGAAAATGATGCTGgagcttcacttttctgcatcGGTTTTGCTTAATGACCTTTAATTTCCTCCACAGtgccacatttatttttttggtaacactttacaatgaggtTGCATTtgataacatgaactaacaataaaaaaatacttttaaagtttaGTGAATTCAAAAGTTCTATGTTTGTATTTAAACCTGAGGTATACAAGCCTTTTTCAGCcatgggataaaaaataaaataatgaaataaaggtAATTTGTGTTTTATCTAATCTTGTAATTCCTTTTTCTTAGAATTCTTTACATTTTGCAGTTTTCCCCCctcaccacagaataaaaaaccggataataattgtgacttttaagctcacaattaaaaaaaaaaaaaaaaaagatgtaaactcaaaattatgattttttttttcttcacaatttaATATCTTGTAGTTGTCAATGAAGATAAAAAGTggtaattacctttttatttttttatcccatGCTGGGAACAAGCTtccataaacataaataaacagtatttttatcaaatgttttaaaaagttaagAAATACTCCAACAAATGTATTGCacatttttagttaatttgacctgattgtaaagtgttaccttttttttttcatttttaacactaaattatttatttattatacctAACAGACTTATTTTGATGATTTGCTGAAAGTCTGCTTGCTGTGCTTTcttcaaaaataaatgcaacttggtttgatattttattttctaatgcaatgacataaGTGCATTTTTAAGGGTGACTTATGCATCcaaatatttttggatttttatatatatatatatatatatatatatatatatatatatatatatatatatatatatatatatagatagatatgctGTAAAATCATCTCCGCTTTTATGAAAtctattttgatatttaa encodes the following:
- the eva1aa gene encoding protein eva-1 homolog A isoform X2 yields the protein MTSRCQGKRSCVVRASTQEFGDPCYHGTRKYLSVIHTCVPKKLLQESVSRHPSFPSPPSVPHDPNVVGDSAPPDGTPSLTSDSAPGRSTRGRSSGPYSEETDQSGESDPNPTISSVIRPAMALISSMLVAYTYITEHPERCALYFMCGICAGLFLTLFALVVQISCRTDCKPRHTVVKKRQRPADSDSDTSDSDSDWDSSSDLSARRHRRFERMLNTNVFTSAEELERAQRLEERERIIREIWMNGQPDVPGTRSLNHYY
- the eva1aa gene encoding protein eva-1 homolog A isoform X3, with protein sequence MALISSMLVAYTYITEHPERCALYFMCGICAGLFLTLFALVVQISCRTDCKPRHTVVKKRQRPADSDSDTSDSDSDWDSSSDLSARRHRRFERMLNTNVFTSAEELERAQRLEERERIIREIWMNGQPDVPGTRSLNHYY